The Novosphingobium humi DNA window ATCGAGCGCAGATCGCCCGCGCCAAAGGCCCGCGTCAACAGCAGGCCAAAAGGCACCGAACCGAGCGCATAACCCAGCACCGAGGCCACCATCAAAGACATTGCATTCACCCTTTTTAGCGCCCCATGCTTTAACCAGAAGGCGCGTTCACCCCTCCTTTAGTCGCAGCGGCGATTTTGTCGAACCCCCTTCTCTTTCCTTTTTGCCGCAATCGCTCGTAAAGAGGGGCTGACATGGCCCCGACTCCCGACGAACTGATCGCCCCTTCCGCCCCCATCCTGCTCTTCGATTCAGGCGTCGGCGGATTGACCGTGCTGGACGCGCTGCGCCGCCATTTGCCCGATGCCCCGGTCATCTATGTCGCGGACAATGCCGGGCTGCCCTATGGCACCAAGACCGAGGCGCAGATCGCCGCGCGCGTGTCGGGCCTGCTGGGGCGGTTGACCGAGCGTCTGCGCCCGCGTCTGGTCTGCATCGCCTGCAACACGGCCAGCACGATCGCGCTGGCCAGCGTGCGCGAGGTGCTCGAAGTGCCGATCGTGGGCACGGTGCCCGCGATCAAGCCCGCCGCCGCGATGACGCAGACCGGCGTGATCGGATTGCTGGGCACGCAGGCGACGATCCGTCAGGCCTATGTGGATCGGCTGGAGCAGGAATTTGCCGCCGGCAAACGCCTTTTGCGCCATGGTGCGCCCGAACTGGTCGAGGCAGCCGAGGCCAAATTGCGGGGCCTGCCGGTCGATTCCCGGTTGATCGCCCGCGCGGTTGCGGGCCTGCGCGACCAACCCGGCGGGGATCAGATTGACACGGTGGTGCTGGCCTGTACCCATTTCCCGCTCTTGGCGCAGGAATTGGGCGCGGCATTTGGTCCGGGCGTGCGCTTTATCGACGGGGCCGACGGCATCGCACGGCGCATCGTTTTTCTGACGCAGGGTCAGGCGTTTAGCCGCGATGCCGAAGACCTTGCCCTGTTCACCGGCGGCGACGGCATCGCCGGGCTGGAGCCTGCGTTGAACCAGCGCGGATTGACGCGCATCGGCGTGTTCTGATCCCCTTAATGGTCGCCGTGCGACAAAGACAAATACTACTTTTGGACAGAATGCCCTATCTCACTGTTTGACTCTGGTCATTTTATGCATCCCCTCATATGTTCTAACGGGGGAGAGCCGTAAAGCCGGATCAACGGTGCCGTTCAGGATTAGAGCCAGTGAACTACGACCAGATTTTCGACGCAGCTATCGACCGCCTGCATTCCGAAGGGCGGTATCGCGTGTTTATCGACATCCTGCGTAACAAGGGCGCCTATCCCAACGCGCGCTGTTTTGCCGGGCACAACGGCCCCAAGCCGATCACGGTATGGTGCAGCAACGACTATCTGGCGATGGGGCAGCACCCCAAGGTGATCGCCGCGATGGAAGAAGCGCTCCATGACGTGGGTGCGGGCTCTGGCGGCACGCGCAACATCGGCGGCAACACCCATTACCATATCCAGTTGGAAGAAGAACTGGCCGACCTGCACGGCAAGCAGGGCGCGCTGCTCTTCACCTCTGGCTATGTGTCGAATGATGCCACGCTCTCCACGCTGGCCAAGATCCTGCCCGGATGTGTGATCTTTTCCGACGAATTGAACCATGCCAGCATGATCGCCGGCATCCGCAATTCGGGCGCGGAAAAGAAGGTGTTCCGTCACAATGACGTCGAGCATCTCGAAGAACTGCTCAAGGAAACCGATCCCAACGTGCCCAAGCTGGTGGCGTTTGAATCGGTCTATTCGATGGATGGCGATATCGCCCCGATCCACGAAATCTGCGATCTGGCGGAAAAGTACAACGCGCTGACCTATATCGACGAGGTCCATGCCGTGGGCATGTACGGCCCGCGCGGCGGCGGCATCACCGATCGCGACAATGCCGCCCACCGCATCGACATCATCGAGGGCACGCTGGGCAAGGCCTTCGGCGTGATGGGCGGCTATATCGCCGCCGACAAGCGCATCATTGATGTGATCCGCTCCTATGCGCCGGGCTTCATCTTCACCACCTCGCTCTCGCCGGTGCTGGTGGCGGGCGTGCTGGCCTCGGTACGCCACCTGAAATCGTCGAGCGTCGAGCGCGATGGCCAGCAGGCGGCGGCGGCGGGCCTCAAGGCCATGATGCGCGAGGCCGGGCTGCCGGTGATGAATTCGACCACGCATATCGTGCCGCTGATGGTGGGCGATCCGGTCAAGGCCAAGAAGATCAGCGACATTCTGCTGGCCGAATATGGCGTCTATGTGCAGCCCATCAACTTCCCCACCGTGCCGCGCGGGACCGAGCGTCTGCGCTTTACGCCCGGGCCGCAGCATACCGAGGCCATGATGCGCGATCTGACCTCTGCGCTGGTGGAAATCTGGGATCGGCTGGAGTTGAAGCTGGCGGCGTGATTGCGGGGGTTTTATGCCTCCGGCGGGCAAAGGGACTCGGTCCCTTTGCAATCCCTTTTTTGGGGTGGTGCCGGGTTGGCTAGGCCAGTTTATCGGGCGAAATTTGAAAGCCTGCGGCGCGGAGAGCTTGTGCTCAAAAGCGCCGCAGGCTTTAGTTTTTCAACGTTGTTTGCCGGGCGCCTCGGTCGAACCCATGGCACAACGCATACAGTAACGGGAGCGCGAGGGACCAGTCCCTCGCATAAAATCCCTTGGATTCTTCACCCATACCTTCCGGTCACATAATCGCGCATCGCCGCCGTGGCTGGCCGCACAAAGGCCTCGCCCGAAGGTCGGAATTCCACCATTTTGCCCATCAGCATAAAGCCGGTATAATCCGAAATCCGCGCCGCCTGCTGCAGGTTGTGGGTGACGATGACGATGGTAAAGCTCTGCTTCAGCTCGATCAGTGCCGTCTCCAGCTTGGCGGTGGACAAAGGATCGAGCGCCGAGGCCGGTTCGTCGAGCAACAGCACTTCCGGCTCCACCGCGATCCCGCGCGCCACGCAAAGGCGCTGCTGCTGCCCGCCCGACAGGCTCAGGCCCGACTTGTCCAGCTTGTCCTTGACCTCGTCCCACAGCGCCGCGCGGGTCAGCGAGGTTTCGACGATCTCATCCATCTGCGCACGCGAGACATTGCGGTGCAGCCGAACGCCAAAGGCGATGTTCTCATAGATCGACATCGGAAAGGGTGTCGGCCGCTGAAACACCATGCCGATGCGCGCGCGCAGCCGGGCATTGTCGCCGTTGATCGGCGCGCCCGAAGCAGGCGGCGCGTCCTCCACCGCCTCTCCCCCGCCCAGCAGGTTTTCGCCGTTGAACAGGATCTGCCCCTCGGCGCGCTGGCCGGGATAGAGGTCGTAGATCTTGTTGAGCGTGCGCAGCAGCGTCGATTTGCCGCAGCCCGACGGCCCGATCAGCGCCGTGATCTTGCCCCGCGCCACCGGCAGATCGACGCCGAACAGCGCCTGATGCTTGCCATAGAAGAAGTTCAGCCCGCGCACGTCGAGCACACGCTGCTCCATCGGCGGAGGCAGGATCACGCTGGCGACATCGCCTTGTTTGGCGTCAAAATTCACGAATGATGGCTCCCGCGCGCCAGAGCGCGTCCGATGATGTTGGCGGCAAGGACGGTGATCGCAATCAGCAGCGCCCCCACCCATGCCAGCGCCCGCCAGTCGTCAAAGGCCGACAGCGCGAATTGATAGATCGTGGTGGGCAAGGCGCCCATCGGCTGGGTCAGGGCAAAGGAGAGGTTCGGATTGCCCAGCGAAGTGAAAAGCAGCGGCGCTGTCTCGCCGGAAATGCGCGCAAAACCCAGCAAGGCACCCGTGACCAGACCCGGCCGCGAGGCGCGCCAGATGATCGCGCGGATGACATAGCTCTTGCCAGCCCCGATCGCCATGCCCGCCTCGCGCAACTGGTTCGATTGCAGGCGCAGGATGTCCTCGGTCGTGCGCGTCACCACGGGCGTGGCCACAAAGGCCAGCGCCACCGCCCCCGCCCCGGCCGAAAAGCCATGCAGCGGCCGCACCAGAATTTCATAGACAAACAGGCCAATCAGGATCGAGGGCGCCGAGAGCAGCACGTCGTTCAAAAACCGCACCACTTCGGCGAT harbors:
- the murI gene encoding glutamate racemase, encoding MAPTPDELIAPSAPILLFDSGVGGLTVLDALRRHLPDAPVIYVADNAGLPYGTKTEAQIAARVSGLLGRLTERLRPRLVCIACNTASTIALASVREVLEVPIVGTVPAIKPAAAMTQTGVIGLLGTQATIRQAYVDRLEQEFAAGKRLLRHGAPELVEAAEAKLRGLPVDSRLIARAVAGLRDQPGGDQIDTVVLACTHFPLLAQELGAAFGPGVRFIDGADGIARRIVFLTQGQAFSRDAEDLALFTGGDGIAGLEPALNQRGLTRIGVF
- the hemA gene encoding 5-aminolevulinate synthase; the protein is MNYDQIFDAAIDRLHSEGRYRVFIDILRNKGAYPNARCFAGHNGPKPITVWCSNDYLAMGQHPKVIAAMEEALHDVGAGSGGTRNIGGNTHYHIQLEEELADLHGKQGALLFTSGYVSNDATLSTLAKILPGCVIFSDELNHASMIAGIRNSGAEKKVFRHNDVEHLEELLKETDPNVPKLVAFESVYSMDGDIAPIHEICDLAEKYNALTYIDEVHAVGMYGPRGGGITDRDNAAHRIDIIEGTLGKAFGVMGGYIAADKRIIDVIRSYAPGFIFTTSLSPVLVAGVLASVRHLKSSSVERDGQQAAAAGLKAMMREAGLPVMNSTTHIVPLMVGDPVKAKKISDILLAEYGVYVQPINFPTVPRGTERLRFTPGPQHTEAMMRDLTSALVEIWDRLELKLAA
- the pstB gene encoding phosphate ABC transporter ATP-binding protein PstB, translating into MEQRVLDVRGLNFFYGKHQALFGVDLPVARGKITALIGPSGCGKSTLLRTLNKIYDLYPGQRAEGQILFNGENLLGGGEAVEDAPPASGAPINGDNARLRARIGMVFQRPTPFPMSIYENIAFGVRLHRNVSRAQMDEIVETSLTRAALWDEVKDKLDKSGLSLSGGQQQRLCVARGIAVEPEVLLLDEPASALDPLSTAKLETALIELKQSFTIVIVTHNLQQAARISDYTGFMLMGKMVEFRPSGEAFVRPATAAMRDYVTGRYG
- the pstA gene encoding phosphate ABC transporter permease PstA, producing MKFAPRMFDRHTRRKLVNYGFVGLTMAATAVAVIALLLILWSLVANGLDGIGLHIFTMDQPPPEMPGGLRNAILGSLEMCAIGMVIAVVIGILAGTWLAEYGEGKRIAEVVRFLNDVLLSAPSILIGLFVYEILVRPLHGFSAGAGAVALAFVATPVVTRTTEDILRLQSNQLREAGMAIGAGKSYVIRAIIWRASRPGLVTGALLGFARISGETAPLLFTSLGNPNLSFALTQPMGALPTTIYQFALSAFDDWRALAWVGALLIAITVLAANIIGRALARGSHHS